In a single window of the Streptomyces cinnabarinus genome:
- a CDS encoding cellulose-binding domain-containing protein — MPDLPTPQDATEAALFSECWDAVLSYADLCTAGSTAAHELATEAFSTGMREVRAAESYGTRYAGRRSPRLPRIPLLLTAVRTTAADWEVSGRGNRLDPDLRLWLNSTKAARYSGPPQSRPLALRGLRDMQQPDAELLWLAEVEALPLSVVARRLGLDPATLSDELAQVRGLFRDRCHRNHLDAPKDPQCRGYVRLLDAVTRSPIADTPDDLSRHLATCVDCSEAAACLRLHGLGLPAALAGGVIGWGGLAYLERRRRAAEVRLGAGRPELPAPDGAADLAAQKAKAVRGGLLVAAVLVSLLALGVSLMPFGGSGSGGDAAGDPGDRQPVADNPGASFEPSAEDTDTGASDSPPASADATGSATASEDPDPEPQGTSTTTAGAGPETSAPADCRVRYDLVNQWPDGFQATVTVTTERPLDTWRVAWSFRDGQHIGQMWDASFGQNGSRVTATAAEYNRTVPADGTLSFGFIASWQGRNAPPHAFELNGRECGTA; from the coding sequence ATGCCCGACCTGCCGACCCCCCAGGACGCCACCGAGGCCGCGCTGTTCTCCGAGTGCTGGGACGCCGTGCTCTCGTACGCCGACCTGTGCACGGCCGGCTCCACCGCGGCCCATGAACTGGCCACGGAGGCGTTCTCGACCGGTATGCGCGAGGTCCGCGCCGCCGAGTCTTACGGCACCCGCTACGCCGGCCGCCGCTCCCCCCGACTGCCCCGGATACCCCTGCTGCTGACCGCCGTACGCACCACGGCGGCCGACTGGGAGGTCTCGGGCCGGGGCAACCGGCTCGACCCCGATCTGCGGCTGTGGCTCAACTCCACCAAGGCCGCCCGCTACTCCGGACCCCCGCAGAGCCGCCCGCTCGCCCTGCGCGGTCTGCGCGACATGCAGCAGCCGGACGCCGAACTGCTGTGGCTGGCCGAGGTGGAGGCGCTGCCGCTGTCCGTGGTGGCCCGCCGGCTCGGCCTCGACCCCGCCACCCTCTCCGACGAACTCGCCCAGGTGCGCGGCCTGTTCCGGGACCGCTGCCACCGCAACCATCTCGACGCGCCGAAGGACCCGCAGTGCCGCGGCTATGTCCGGCTGCTCGACGCGGTGACCCGCTCACCCATCGCCGACACCCCGGACGACCTCTCCCGCCACCTCGCCACCTGCGTGGACTGTTCCGAGGCCGCCGCCTGTCTGCGGCTGCACGGCCTCGGACTGCCCGCCGCCCTGGCCGGCGGCGTCATCGGCTGGGGCGGCCTCGCCTACCTGGAGCGCCGCCGCCGCGCCGCCGAGGTCCGCCTCGGTGCCGGACGCCCCGAACTTCCCGCCCCGGACGGCGCCGCCGACCTCGCCGCGCAGAAGGCGAAGGCGGTGCGCGGCGGGCTCCTGGTCGCGGCCGTCCTGGTGTCCCTGCTCGCCCTCGGGGTGTCGCTGATGCCGTTCGGCGGATCCGGCTCCGGCGGCGACGCGGCCGGTGACCCCGGGGACCGTCAGCCGGTGGCCGACAACCCCGGCGCGTCCTTCGAGCCCTCCGCGGAGGACACGGACACCGGCGCGAGCGACTCCCCGCCGGCCTCCGCCGACGCCACCGGGTCCGCCACGGCCAGCGAGGACCCCGACCCCGAGCCCCAGGGCACCTCCACCACCACGGCGGGCGCCGGCCCCGAGACGAGCGCCCCCGCCGACTGCCGGGTCCGCTACGACCTGGTCAACCAGTGGCCCGACGGCTTCCAGGCCACCGTCACCGTCACCACCGAACGGCCCCTGGACACCTGGCGCGTGGCCTGGTCCTTCCGCGACGGCCAGCACATCGGCCAGATGTGGGACGCGAGCTTCGGCCAGAACGGCTCCCGGGTCACCGCGACCGCGGCCGAGTACAACCGGACGGTCCCCGCCGACGGCACTCTGAGCTTCGGCTTCATCGCGTCCTGGCAGGGCAGGAACGCCCCGCCGCACGCCTTCGAGCTGAACGGCCGGGAGTGCGGCACGGCCTGA
- the rsgA gene encoding ribosome small subunit-dependent GTPase A — protein MTSTSVFSALAPYGWDAEWADAFTPHDAEGLLPGRVVRVDRGQCDVVTADGMLRADTAFVTPHDPLRVVCTGDWVAVEPGGNPRYVRTYLPRRTAFVRSTSSQRSEGQILAANVDHAVVAVSLAVELDLGRIERFLALAWESGAQPVVVLTKADLVPDAVTLSHLVQDVETTAPGVPVLTVSAHLDEGLDVLTAVVGGGTSVLLGQSGAGKSTLANALLGADVMDVQAARDVDGKGRHTTTTRNLLALPGGGVLIDTPGLRGVGLWDAESGVGQVFAEIEELAGRCRFHDCAHESEPGCAVLAAIDSGELPERRLDSYRKLIRENQRIVAKTDARLRAEIRRDWKRKHAEGRAAMEVKRNGRL, from the coding sequence TTGACTTCCACCTCTGTTTTCTCCGCGTTGGCTCCCTACGGCTGGGACGCCGAATGGGCCGACGCGTTCACCCCGCACGACGCCGAAGGGCTGTTGCCCGGACGGGTCGTCCGGGTCGACCGCGGGCAGTGCGACGTGGTCACCGCCGACGGGATGCTGCGCGCCGACACCGCCTTCGTCACACCGCACGATCCGCTGCGGGTCGTGTGCACCGGTGACTGGGTCGCCGTCGAACCCGGCGGCAACCCGCGCTACGTACGGACGTATCTGCCGCGCCGTACCGCCTTCGTGCGCTCCACCTCCTCCCAGCGCTCCGAGGGGCAGATCCTCGCGGCCAACGTCGACCACGCCGTCGTGGCGGTGTCGCTCGCCGTCGAACTCGACCTCGGGCGCATCGAACGGTTCCTCGCGCTGGCCTGGGAATCGGGCGCGCAGCCCGTGGTCGTGCTGACCAAGGCGGACCTCGTGCCGGACGCGGTGACGCTCTCCCATCTCGTGCAGGACGTCGAGACGACCGCGCCCGGGGTGCCGGTGCTGACCGTCAGCGCCCATCTCGACGAGGGCCTCGACGTCCTCACCGCCGTCGTCGGCGGCGGTACGTCCGTGCTGCTCGGCCAGTCCGGCGCGGGCAAGTCGACCCTGGCCAACGCGCTGCTCGGGGCCGACGTCATGGACGTCCAAGCCGCCCGGGACGTCGATGGCAAGGGGCGGCACACCACGACCACCCGGAACCTGCTGGCGCTGCCGGGCGGCGGGGTGCTGATCGACACCCCGGGGCTGCGCGGCGTCGGGCTGTGGGACGCCGAGTCGGGGGTCGGGCAGGTCTTCGCCGAGATCGAGGAGCTGGCCGGGCGGTGCCGGTTCCACGACTGCGCCCACGAGAGCGAGCCGGGGTGCGCGGTCCTCGCCGCCATCGACTCCGGCGAGCTGCCGGAGCGACGGCTCGACAGCTATCGCAAGCTGATCCGGGAGAACCAGCGCATCGTCGCCAAGACGGACGCCCGGCTGCGCGCCGAGATCCGCCGGGACTGGAAGCGCAAGCACGCGGAGGGCCGGGCGGCCATGGAGGTGAAGCGCAACGGGCGGCTGTGA
- a CDS encoding TIR-like protein FxsC, with the protein MPEGGLDRLLAALAACAPAGADARTLADAVWLAAARSAADRPGPAAPAEHSSARTAAAPAAAPRQSPPPPAAPSSDPDVSAYTPGGGARVRGTPLSVGRAEALPETLAVGRALQPFRRAWRGGSRSRLDIDATVDHYARGGPLVPLFSPRAERWFEVVALVDTSLSMTMWEETAQALTRLLDGLGVFRKVSTWKWTWADGQPGVRDHGGARVPPDRVPHHGSGAHGRRLLLVFTDCADRGWHGPAPWRLLSDWGRRVPVLLVDPLPPRLWRRSALDLPAVRATAAHPGGRNSTLRHRVPLRWRPHSGASEGLGPWQALPVAACTPHSLGRWAKTVMGTDPVGCDAVLVPATGRPPQPRPAHGDPPVDPEALADAFVRTASAPAVRLAVLCSHLPELTLPLLHALREQAVPEARLADLAEVLTSGLLTVTHVPGHDPVLTFREPARARLGAQLTTHDAWEVLRAFTRHLEAHPHAPHGIAAVVHLPEAVAQLPAQLQPFARASLATRRRLGVGGGAEAAGPGRSEELPATVLISRIGRTTELSGGTHLEHVGTGVLLGPRLILAVAPLDGELMAIRARGRRVEEFDEAWCQPIWHSKATGVGVFLASSDLVDPGNFTPPAWTEPLGAPSATPCRLIVPPPPGGSPDVVLGVLRRVPSGELVFESASGRRLSAPIGAPVFQTRELVGLARAPLPPDKFTVVGISELEHQPGFLDAVRSHLPLGGAPKRPSRFLIGDLPRAPRGGAAVLAEELADQDWSEPIVLGGELADQRRYAASGLLRREWDERTVDLAVWVSGSTVAEIRTRYAEAEAVIAGTATADTDAGVQAFFDRLRTMRRPWIVVVDGLDEPVLPEAVRPPLTSLGRVLVTGTGPRLRAFVPRPYRPSRVPAAGSVRTTESPYFFLSWARTDAEDPYVNRFYNDLMTELSARVEDFFEQPSFEELSRLSRTVGSCRTFVALYSPAYFNSPRCGSEFAAFTERLGRHQRFSGVDARALVPVMWAPQPVSLPDSAARYQWLEPEMGEEYAQHGLRHLLRTEPNGEPYRRVVATVARAVRTAAEHYRLPTTPDLDLASVLPAFRAQPVPRPSAHAQVFLSPGATPLVRRAERVIVEQGLTMSVGRIDGSLADRLDEAERLSGISILIIDPRDLRAIELQEALDDFARANRPLTGVIVLREDDEVDLPDELRRVFSDRRARRKYPLFVGVTSDGFDHRLTDLVAVATNQLMDVAPPRRLPSGPPAPPLLGMPDFLAPPPRDREAHDD; encoded by the coding sequence GTGCCTGAGGGCGGCCTCGACCGGCTGCTCGCCGCGCTGGCGGCGTGCGCTCCGGCCGGCGCGGACGCCCGCACCCTGGCGGACGCCGTCTGGCTGGCCGCGGCCCGCTCGGCCGCCGACCGCCCCGGACCCGCGGCCCCCGCCGAGCACTCCTCCGCGCGGACGGCCGCAGCGCCGGCCGCGGCGCCGCGCCAGTCGCCCCCGCCGCCGGCCGCGCCTTCGAGCGACCCGGACGTCTCCGCGTACACCCCCGGCGGCGGTGCCCGGGTGCGCGGCACGCCGCTGTCGGTGGGCCGTGCGGAGGCGCTGCCCGAGACACTCGCCGTCGGCCGGGCGCTCCAGCCGTTCCGCCGGGCCTGGCGCGGCGGCAGCCGGTCCCGGCTGGACATCGACGCCACCGTCGACCACTACGCGCGCGGCGGTCCGCTCGTCCCGCTGTTCTCGCCCCGTGCGGAACGGTGGTTCGAGGTCGTCGCACTCGTGGACACTTCCCTGTCCATGACCATGTGGGAGGAGACGGCGCAGGCCCTCACCCGACTCCTGGACGGCCTCGGCGTCTTCCGGAAAGTGTCCACCTGGAAGTGGACCTGGGCCGACGGTCAGCCGGGCGTACGTGACCACGGGGGCGCCCGGGTTCCGCCGGACCGCGTACCGCACCACGGCAGCGGAGCCCACGGCCGACGACTGCTGCTGGTGTTCACCGACTGCGCGGACCGCGGCTGGCACGGCCCGGCACCCTGGCGGTTGCTCAGCGACTGGGGGCGGCGCGTCCCCGTGCTCCTGGTCGACCCGCTGCCGCCGCGCCTGTGGCGGCGCTCTGCCCTGGACCTGCCCGCCGTACGCGCCACCGCCGCCCACCCCGGCGGCCGCAACAGCACCCTGCGCCACCGGGTCCCCCTGCGCTGGCGTCCGCACTCCGGCGCGTCGGAGGGACTCGGTCCCTGGCAGGCGCTGCCGGTCGCCGCCTGCACCCCGCACTCCCTGGGCCGCTGGGCGAAGACCGTGATGGGCACCGACCCGGTCGGTTGTGACGCCGTCCTCGTCCCGGCCACCGGGCGTCCTCCGCAACCCAGGCCCGCCCACGGCGACCCCCCGGTCGACCCCGAGGCCCTCGCGGACGCCTTCGTCCGTACGGCCTCGGCGCCCGCCGTCCGGCTCGCGGTCCTCTGCTCCCATCTGCCCGAACTCACCCTGCCGTTGCTGCACGCCCTGCGCGAACAGGCGGTACCCGAAGCCCGGTTGGCCGATCTCGCCGAGGTCCTCACCAGCGGACTGCTCACCGTGACCCACGTCCCGGGGCACGATCCGGTGCTGACCTTCCGCGAGCCGGCCCGTGCCCGCTTGGGCGCACAGCTGACGACGCACGACGCCTGGGAGGTCCTGCGCGCCTTCACCCGGCATCTGGAAGCCCACCCGCACGCTCCGCACGGGATCGCCGCGGTCGTCCATCTGCCGGAGGCGGTGGCCCAACTCCCAGCTCAGCTACAGCCCTTCGCCCGGGCGTCGTTGGCGACGAGGCGGCGGCTCGGGGTGGGCGGGGGTGCGGAGGCGGCGGGTCCGGGGCGGAGTGAGGAACTCCCGGCGACGGTGCTCATCAGCAGGATCGGGCGGACGACCGAGCTGAGCGGGGGTACTCATCTGGAGCATGTCGGCACGGGTGTTCTTCTGGGGCCGCGGCTGATTCTGGCCGTGGCGCCACTGGATGGCGAGCTGATGGCGATCAGGGCCCGTGGTCGGCGGGTGGAGGAGTTCGACGAGGCCTGGTGCCAACCCATATGGCACAGCAAGGCCACCGGGGTCGGTGTCTTCCTCGCCAGTTCCGACCTCGTCGACCCCGGCAACTTCACCCCGCCTGCCTGGACCGAACCTCTCGGGGCGCCGTCGGCCACGCCGTGCCGCCTCATCGTCCCCCCACCTCCTGGAGGATCACCTGACGTCGTGCTCGGTGTCCTGCGCCGCGTCCCCTCGGGCGAGCTTGTCTTCGAATCCGCGAGTGGGCGGCGGCTGTCCGCGCCCATCGGGGCTCCCGTATTCCAGACGCGCGAGTTGGTGGGGCTTGCCAGGGCGCCCCTCCCACCGGACAAGTTCACCGTCGTCGGCATCAGCGAACTCGAGCATCAACCGGGCTTCCTGGACGCCGTGCGCTCGCACCTTCCCCTCGGCGGCGCCCCGAAGCGCCCCTCCCGCTTCCTGATCGGGGACCTCCCGCGCGCACCGCGGGGAGGGGCCGCCGTCCTCGCCGAGGAACTGGCCGACCAGGACTGGTCCGAACCGATCGTGCTGGGCGGCGAGTTGGCGGATCAGCGACGGTATGCCGCCTCGGGCCTTCTGCGCCGGGAATGGGACGAGCGCACCGTGGACCTGGCCGTCTGGGTCAGCGGCAGCACCGTGGCCGAGATCCGCACCCGGTACGCCGAGGCGGAGGCGGTGATCGCGGGGACCGCCACGGCCGACACCGATGCCGGTGTCCAAGCCTTCTTCGACCGGCTGCGCACCATGCGCCGACCCTGGATCGTCGTCGTGGACGGACTGGACGAGCCGGTGCTCCCCGAAGCGGTAAGGCCGCCGCTCACGTCGTTGGGACGGGTCCTGGTCACGGGGACGGGCCCGCGGTTGCGTGCCTTCGTCCCCCGGCCGTACCGCCCGTCACGGGTCCCCGCCGCAGGGTCCGTCCGGACCACGGAATCCCCGTACTTCTTCCTCAGCTGGGCGCGGACCGACGCTGAAGACCCTTACGTCAACCGCTTCTACAACGACCTGATGACCGAGCTGTCCGCCCGGGTCGAGGACTTCTTCGAGCAGCCGTCCTTCGAGGAACTCTCGCGGCTGAGCCGTACCGTCGGCTCCTGCCGGACCTTCGTGGCGCTGTACTCACCGGCGTACTTCAACAGCCCGCGCTGCGGAAGCGAGTTCGCGGCCTTCACCGAGAGACTGGGGCGGCATCAACGGTTCAGCGGGGTCGACGCCCGCGCGCTCGTCCCCGTCATGTGGGCGCCCCAGCCCGTGTCCCTCCCCGACAGCGCGGCACGGTACCAGTGGCTGGAGCCCGAGATGGGTGAGGAGTACGCCCAGCACGGGCTGCGGCACCTGCTGCGCACCGAGCCGAACGGCGAACCGTATCGCCGGGTCGTCGCAACCGTCGCGCGCGCGGTCCGCACCGCGGCGGAACACTATCGCCTGCCCACCACGCCCGACCTCGACCTGGCCTCCGTCCTCCCGGCCTTCCGTGCCCAGCCGGTGCCCAGACCGTCCGCACACGCCCAGGTGTTCCTTTCGCCCGGTGCCACACCCCTCGTGCGGCGCGCTGAGCGGGTCATCGTTGAGCAGGGGCTGACCATGTCCGTCGGCAGGATCGACGGCTCACTCGCCGACCGCCTCGACGAAGCCGAGCGCCTCTCCGGGATCAGCATCCTGATCATCGACCCGCGGGACCTTCGCGCCATCGAACTCCAGGAGGCCCTCGACGACTTCGCCCGCGCGAATCGCCCGCTCACCGGGGTGATCGTTCTCCGGGAGGACGATGAGGTCGACCTCCCGGACGAGCTGAGGAGGGTGTTCTCGGATAGGCGGGCGCGCCGCAAGTACCCGCTCTTCGTCGGCGTGACCAGCGACGGGTTCGACCATCGGCTCACCGACCTGGTCGCGGTCGCCACCAACCAGCTCATGGACGTGGCGCCCCCGCGCCGGCTGCCGAGCGGTCCTCCGGCCCCGCCCCTGCTGGGCATGCCCGACTTCCTTGCGCCCCCGCCGAGAGACCGCGAAGCCCATGACGACTGA
- a CDS encoding radical SAM protein — protein MGSRTALVEDLMERFPHVPREAVFKEDLLRGGVAFDASALSDNEAGEVKPKSYFIFSFDHGTLPELGEAALRRPPEEIILTGGPYDLRRTVVSVRVNPSSPYRVAADEDGMLGLYLDGKRISDVGVPPMPEYYRHKLSNGKSVMEVAPTIQWGYLIYLTVFRVCQYFGAKEECQYCDINHNWRQHKAAGRPYTGVKDVEEVLEALEIIDRYDTAKASTAYTLTGGAITKTVGGRDEADFYGRYAKAIEERFPGRWIGKVVAQALPRDDVQRFKDYGVQIYHPNYEVWDEYLFKMYCPGKERYVGRDEWHKRILDSAEIFGARNVIPNFVAGVEMAEPFGFKTVDEAIASTTEGLRFFMSQGITPRFTTWCPEPTTPLGKANPQGAPLEYHIRLLQAYRQTMEEFGLSSPPGYGPPGPGRAVFSVSSFMDSLPAAEPTPV, from the coding sequence ATGGGCAGCCGTACCGCGCTGGTCGAGGATCTGATGGAGCGGTTTCCGCATGTGCCGCGGGAGGCCGTTTTCAAGGAGGACCTGCTCCGCGGCGGTGTCGCCTTCGACGCGTCCGCGCTGAGCGACAACGAGGCCGGCGAGGTGAAGCCGAAGTCGTACTTCATCTTCTCCTTCGACCACGGCACCCTGCCCGAGCTGGGCGAGGCCGCGCTGCGCCGGCCGCCGGAGGAGATCATCCTCACCGGTGGGCCGTACGACCTGCGGCGGACCGTGGTGTCCGTGCGGGTCAATCCGTCGTCGCCTTATCGCGTCGCCGCCGACGAGGACGGCATGCTCGGGCTGTACCTCGACGGCAAGCGGATCTCCGACGTCGGTGTGCCGCCGATGCCGGAGTACTACCGGCACAAGCTCTCCAACGGGAAGTCCGTGATGGAGGTCGCCCCGACCATCCAGTGGGGCTATCTGATCTACCTCACCGTCTTCCGGGTCTGCCAGTACTTCGGCGCCAAGGAGGAGTGCCAGTACTGCGACATCAACCACAACTGGCGCCAGCACAAGGCGGCCGGGCGGCCGTACACCGGGGTCAAGGACGTGGAGGAGGTGCTGGAGGCGCTGGAGATCATCGACCGGTACGACACCGCCAAGGCGTCCACCGCGTACACGCTGACCGGCGGCGCGATCACCAAGACCGTCGGCGGCCGTGACGAGGCCGACTTCTACGGGCGGTACGCCAAGGCCATCGAGGAGCGGTTCCCGGGGCGGTGGATCGGCAAGGTCGTGGCGCAGGCGCTGCCGCGTGACGATGTCCAGCGGTTCAAGGACTACGGCGTGCAGATCTACCACCCCAACTACGAGGTGTGGGACGAGTATCTGTTCAAGATGTACTGCCCGGGCAAGGAGCGGTACGTCGGCCGGGACGAGTGGCACAAGCGGATCCTGGACTCGGCGGAGATCTTCGGCGCGCGCAATGTGATCCCCAACTTCGTGGCGGGCGTGGAGATGGCCGAGCCCTTCGGGTTCAAGACGGTCGACGAGGCGATCGCGTCGACCACCGAGGGCCTGCGGTTCTTCATGTCCCAGGGCATCACGCCCCGCTTCACCACCTGGTGCCCGGAGCCTACGACCCCGCTGGGCAAGGCCAACCCGCAGGGCGCCCCGCTGGAGTACCACATCCGGCTGCTCCAGGCGTATCGGCAGACGATGGAGGAGTTCGGTCTCTCCTCGCCTCCCGGCTACGGCCCGCCCGGACCTGGCCGCGCGGTCTTCTCGGTGAGCTCCTTCATGGATAGTCTGCCCGCCGCGGAGCCGACACCTGTGTGA
- a CDS encoding tyrosine-protein kinase family protein, whose protein sequence is MTTETGTRGRIVTFYSFKGGVGRTMALANVGWILASGGYRVLVVDFDLEAPGLHRYLQPLLIDADLRSTDGILELVQGYVREVLRPPSEDEPDDEDWLRTWLRPSRYVTGTGLRLPSGGRLDLMPAGRQQVSYAAALTTFNWSRFYEALGGGVFLQALRGRLAEAYDYVLIDSRTGVADTAAICTVALPDVLVACFAYNAQSIEGTATRAQAVRRSAPRPVRVLPTPMPVEDHELERLERARDLARETFAPCLSWLDPDDRERYWGEVEIPFRSFHAYGEIPATVSDRPRDPHTLLAAYERLASWISDGAVTSLAPLPPEERQRLMAAYRTRTPYPDYPSR, encoded by the coding sequence ATGACGACTGAGACCGGCACCAGGGGCAGAATCGTCACCTTCTACTCGTTCAAGGGCGGTGTGGGCCGCACCATGGCGCTGGCCAATGTCGGCTGGATCCTTGCCTCGGGCGGGTACCGGGTCCTCGTCGTGGACTTCGACCTGGAAGCCCCCGGCCTGCACCGCTACCTTCAACCGTTGCTGATCGACGCCGACCTGAGGTCGACCGACGGCATCCTGGAACTGGTCCAGGGGTACGTCCGGGAGGTGCTCAGGCCGCCGTCCGAGGACGAGCCGGACGACGAGGACTGGCTCCGCACCTGGCTCCGGCCCAGCCGGTATGTCACCGGGACCGGCCTGCGCCTGCCCTCCGGTGGCCGCCTGGACCTGATGCCCGCCGGACGGCAGCAGGTGAGCTACGCGGCAGCCCTCACCACCTTCAACTGGTCCCGTTTCTACGAGGCACTCGGCGGCGGCGTGTTCCTCCAGGCGCTGCGCGGGCGGTTGGCCGAGGCCTACGACTACGTCCTGATCGACAGCCGGACCGGAGTCGCGGACACCGCTGCCATCTGCACGGTCGCGCTGCCGGACGTCCTCGTCGCGTGCTTCGCCTACAACGCACAGAGCATCGAAGGCACAGCCACGAGGGCGCAGGCCGTCCGACGGTCGGCTCCGCGGCCGGTACGAGTGCTGCCGACGCCCATGCCGGTCGAGGACCACGAACTGGAGCGGCTCGAACGAGCGCGCGACCTCGCCCGCGAGACCTTCGCTCCCTGTCTGTCCTGGCTCGACCCGGACGACCGCGAGCGCTACTGGGGCGAGGTCGAGATCCCGTTCCGAAGCTTTCACGCCTACGGAGAGATCCCCGCGACGGTGTCGGATCGCCCACGCGACCCCCACACCCTGCTCGCCGCCTACGAACGGCTCGCCTCCTGGATCAGCGACGGCGCCGTCACCTCACTGGCTCCGCTCCCGCCGGAGGAGCGCCAACGGCTGATGGCGGCCTACCGCACCCGGACCCCGTACCCGGACTACCCGTCGAGGTAG
- a CDS encoding AAA family ATPase — protein sequence MTWKPYYQGDGVQRRAALAPPPPWRTFPRASQHREYQPPEGLADAVNAALHLRRPLLVTGPAGSGKSTVIEQVAHELALGPVLRWHITSRSTLAEALYRYDALGRIHAQSLRGATGRTARQHRLAGRHGDDIAPFLQLGPLGTALLPAERPCALLIDEIDKSDLDLPGDLLDVLERGEYEIPELVRHRRHKVAVRLWDSRDTATVERGRIRCTEFPFIVLTSNGERDFAPAFLRRCVRYTMPPLTADLLRDILRAHFGELPDDDALELIREFVARANSGHHLAVDQLLNAVALLTGDSAPEGRQRQDLHDLLLTELSRA from the coding sequence GTGACCTGGAAGCCCTATTACCAAGGGGACGGGGTACAGCGACGGGCCGCGCTGGCCCCGCCCCCGCCGTGGCGGACCTTCCCACGCGCCTCCCAGCACCGCGAGTACCAGCCACCGGAAGGGCTCGCCGACGCTGTGAACGCGGCGCTGCACCTGCGCCGCCCGCTGCTCGTGACCGGGCCGGCCGGCTCCGGGAAGTCCACGGTCATCGAGCAGGTCGCGCACGAGCTGGCCCTCGGGCCGGTGCTGCGCTGGCACATCACCTCGCGCAGCACCCTTGCCGAGGCGCTCTACCGCTACGACGCCCTGGGCCGCATCCACGCCCAGAGTCTGCGCGGCGCCACCGGCCGGACCGCCCGCCAGCACCGCCTCGCGGGCCGGCACGGCGACGACATCGCCCCCTTCCTCCAGCTCGGCCCCCTGGGCACCGCCCTGCTCCCGGCGGAGCGCCCCTGTGCCCTGCTCATCGACGAGATCGACAAGAGCGACCTGGACCTGCCGGGCGACCTGCTCGACGTACTGGAGCGCGGCGAGTACGAGATCCCGGAACTCGTCCGCCACCGGCGGCACAAGGTCGCCGTCCGGCTCTGGGACAGCCGGGACACGGCGACCGTCGAGCGGGGCCGGATCCGCTGTACGGAGTTCCCGTTCATCGTGCTGACCAGCAACGGCGAGCGGGACTTCGCACCGGCCTTCCTGCGCCGCTGTGTCCGCTACACGATGCCACCGCTGACGGCGGACCTGTTGCGGGACATCCTGCGCGCGCACTTCGGCGAACTGCCCGACGACGACGCCCTGGAGCTGATCAGGGAGTTCGTCGCCCGCGCGAACAGCGGCCACCACCTCGCCGTCGACCAGCTGCTGAACGCGGTGGCCCTGCTCACCGGGGACTCGGCGCCCGAGGGCAGGCAACGCCAGGACCTGCACGACCTGTTGCTCACCGAGCTGTCCCGTGCCTGA